One Carboxydothermus pertinax genomic window carries:
- the dprA gene encoding DNA-processing protein DprA has translation MANSDYYLTLASVYYNQKLNHLIKEGFPVKEIVLAPEKTLKELGFSPGEIKNLSRKITEFDAEKVKKYCRDLGIKIITFEDEEYPQNLLHLYDPPVVLFCLGDTRLLKETAVGIVGARRATSYGVKVARTFAEDLARSGITVVSGMARGIDGEAHRGALKVGTTIAVLGSGIDVPYPRENEKLYQEILQKGLIISEFLPGTLPLPFLFPVRNRLIAALSQGIVVVEAALKSGSLITAKIALELGREVFAVPGMITSPQSAGSNLLIKDGARIVLGVADILEELGFSSLFPANSTNLPELFGLSQKILELLTAEDLAPENIAEILQVNISEVLRELSLLEIKGYVKKLFGGKFTKI, from the coding sequence TTGGCAAACAGCGATTATTATTTAACCTTAGCTTCTGTATACTATAACCAAAAGCTTAATCACCTGATTAAAGAGGGTTTTCCAGTAAAAGAAATTGTTTTAGCCCCGGAGAAAACCCTAAAGGAACTTGGGTTTTCTCCGGGCGAAATTAAAAATCTATCTCGGAAAATTACCGAGTTTGATGCTGAAAAAGTGAAAAAATATTGCCGGGATTTGGGAATAAAGATTATTACCTTTGAAGATGAAGAGTATCCTCAAAATCTTTTACACTTATACGACCCGCCGGTGGTGTTATTTTGTTTGGGAGATACCCGGCTCTTAAAGGAAACAGCGGTAGGAATTGTGGGTGCGCGTCGGGCTACTTCCTATGGTGTAAAAGTAGCACGAACCTTTGCGGAAGACCTGGCCCGGTCAGGAATAACGGTTGTTAGTGGGATGGCCCGAGGAATAGATGGCGAAGCCCACCGGGGTGCTCTTAAGGTTGGGACAACGATTGCGGTATTGGGGTCGGGTATAGATGTACCTTATCCCCGGGAAAACGAAAAACTATATCAAGAGATTTTACAAAAGGGACTGATTATCTCTGAATTTTTACCAGGAACGTTACCTCTTCCTTTCTTATTTCCGGTACGTAACCGTCTAATTGCTGCTCTTTCCCAGGGGATAGTGGTGGTGGAAGCGGCTTTAAAAAGTGGAAGCTTAATTACCGCCAAAATTGCCCTGGAGTTGGGGCGGGAGGTCTTTGCGGTGCCGGGAATGATAACTTCTCCTCAAAGTGCGGGGAGTAACCTCCTTATAAAAGATGGGGCTAGAATTGTTTTAGGGGTAGCAGATATTTTAGAGGAACTCGGGTTTAGCTCCTTATTCCCTGCCAATTCTACCAATTTACCCGAGCTTTTTGGGTTATCGCAAAAAATTTTAGAGCTTTTAACCGCTGAAGATTTAGCACCAGAAAATATAGCAGAGATTCTTCAAGTTAATATTTCCGAAGTATTACGTGAGCTTTCACTCTTAGAAATAAAAGGCTATGTAAAAAAACTTTTTGGAGGTAAGTTTACCAAGATTTAA
- the topA gene encoding type I DNA topoisomerase, with amino-acid sequence MKKLVIVESPAKAKTLSKFLGKEYVVKASMGHIRDLPTYRFGVNIEKDFAPSYEIIRGKKQLIKELKEEASKASKVYIASDPDREGEAIAWHVKEVLDLEDKGDIRIEFNEITKDAVLQAIANPRGIDYNRVNAQQARRILDRIVGYKLSPLLWRKVKKGLSAGRVQSVAVRLICEREEEIEKFIPEEYWSLTAHFEAEEKKFTAKLSKYQNRKMEIKTREEMERVLGELSNQEYHVVKITKKLTRKSAPEPFTTSTLQQEASKRLNFSAKKTMQIAQALYEGLEIGEYGLTGLITYLRTDSTRVSLEAKAKTQEYIKKFFGEEYVGTNKKTKTPKGKIQDAHEAIRPTDIEKDPEKIKQYLSLDQYKLYKLIWERFLASQMSDVQYDVTTVDISAGDYLFKATGSVLKFPGFTKIYQVEEEEGEGKEKLPSLFEGQSLKLLKLEPKQHFTEPPPRYTEATLIKALEEKGIGRPSTYAPILDTIVKRGYVEKEKKQLKPTELGRIVVDLLKEHFPDIIDVEFTADMEEKLDQIEEGETNWIEVLKSFYEPFNETLKQSYEKIEKVVIPVEESEEKCPNCGRNLVVRTSRFGKFLACPGYPECKYIKPFVQKTGATCPKCGGEIVVKKSKKGRTFYGCSNYPTCDFVSWDLPSSKKCPNCQSIMVEKRPKKKAPYLLCTNPECKHTEPLEEKG; translated from the coding sequence TTGAAAAAGCTAGTGATAGTTGAATCACCTGCAAAAGCAAAAACTCTCAGCAAGTTTTTGGGCAAAGAATATGTAGTAAAAGCATCGATGGGCCATATTCGAGATCTTCCAACCTATCGGTTTGGAGTAAATATTGAGAAAGATTTTGCCCCAAGCTATGAAATCATTAGGGGCAAAAAACAGTTAATAAAAGAATTAAAAGAAGAAGCGTCTAAAGCTTCAAAAGTTTATATTGCTTCGGACCCGGACCGGGAAGGGGAAGCAATAGCCTGGCATGTAAAAGAAGTACTGGATTTAGAAGATAAAGGTGACATTAGAATAGAGTTTAATGAAATTACTAAAGACGCAGTTTTACAAGCGATAGCCAATCCCCGGGGCATTGACTATAACCGGGTTAATGCTCAGCAAGCCCGGCGCATATTGGACCGGATTGTAGGTTATAAATTAAGCCCTCTTTTATGGCGGAAAGTTAAAAAAGGACTTTCTGCCGGCCGGGTGCAGTCGGTGGCGGTACGGCTTATTTGTGAGCGGGAAGAGGAAATTGAAAAGTTCATCCCGGAAGAATACTGGAGTTTAACTGCTCACTTTGAAGCCGAGGAAAAGAAATTCACCGCAAAGCTTTCTAAATACCAAAACCGGAAAATGGAAATTAAAACCCGGGAAGAAATGGAACGGGTTTTAGGAGAGCTTTCCAACCAGGAATACCATGTGGTAAAAATTACTAAAAAACTTACCCGAAAATCCGCCCCTGAACCTTTTACTACCAGTACTTTGCAACAGGAAGCATCCAAAAGGCTTAACTTTTCGGCCAAAAAAACTATGCAAATAGCCCAGGCTCTTTATGAAGGTCTGGAAATAGGTGAGTATGGTTTAACCGGTTTAATCACTTACTTAAGAACCGATTCTACCCGGGTTTCCCTTGAGGCAAAAGCTAAAACCCAGGAATATATTAAAAAGTTTTTTGGCGAAGAATATGTCGGAACAAATAAAAAAACTAAAACACCTAAGGGAAAAATTCAAGATGCCCATGAAGCCATCCGGCCAACGGACATTGAAAAGGATCCGGAGAAAATAAAGCAGTATTTGTCTTTGGATCAGTATAAACTTTATAAGCTAATTTGGGAGCGCTTTCTTGCCAGTCAAATGAGCGATGTCCAGTATGATGTAACAACGGTTGATATTTCTGCTGGAGATTATTTATTTAAAGCAACGGGCTCGGTTTTAAAATTTCCGGGCTTTACTAAAATCTATCAAGTAGAAGAGGAAGAAGGGGAAGGAAAGGAAAAACTTCCATCCCTTTTCGAGGGGCAGAGTTTAAAATTACTAAAACTTGAACCAAAACAGCATTTTACCGAACCACCCCCCCGGTATACGGAGGCCACCTTAATTAAAGCGCTGGAGGAAAAGGGAATTGGTAGGCCAAGCACTTACGCTCCAATATTAGATACCATTGTAAAACGAGGATATGTCGAAAAGGAAAAAAAGCAGCTAAAGCCAACCGAACTTGGTCGGATTGTGGTAGATTTATTAAAGGAACATTTTCCAGACATAATTGATGTGGAATTTACTGCCGATATGGAAGAAAAACTTGACCAAATAGAAGAAGGAGAAACTAACTGGATTGAAGTTTTAAAAAGTTTTTATGAACCGTTTAACGAGACGTTAAAACAATCCTATGAAAAAATAGAAAAAGTCGTAATTCCTGTTGAAGAAAGTGAGGAAAAATGTCCAAATTGTGGAAGAAATTTAGTAGTTAGAACTAGCCGCTTTGGAAAATTTCTGGCCTGTCCGGGCTATCCCGAATGTAAATATATAAAGCCTTTTGTGCAAAAGACTGGGGCAACTTGTCCCAAATGTGGTGGCGAAATTGTGGTAAAGAAATCAAAAAAGGGTCGTACCTTTTATGGTTGCTCCAACTACCCAACCTGTGACTTTGTAAGCTGGGACCTTCCAAGTAGTAAAAAATGCCCCAACTGTCAGAGTATTATGGTGGAAAAAAGACCCAAGAAAAAAGCACCTTATCTTTTGTGCACTAATCCGGAATGTAAGCATACTGAGCCGTTGGAGGAAAAAGGATGA
- the trmFO gene encoding methylenetetrahydrofolate--tRNA-(uracil(54)-C(5))-methyltransferase (FADH(2)-oxidizing) TrmFO: protein MMEVDVVGAGLAGSEAAWQLAKRGIKVRLFEMRPLKFTPAHHTPFFSELVCSNSLGGINLDNASGLLKEELRILDSIVIKAADRNRVPAGNALAVDRNTFAEEVTLRLSQHPLVEVVREEVIDINPQKVTIIASGPLTSPALAENLKKYLESDYLYFFDAAAPIVSGESLNMDKLFFAGRYQQDQDYLNAPMNEEEYNKFYEALISAERHPLKPFEKGIYFEGCLPIEIIAQRGKDTLRYGPLKPKGIIDPRTGKEPYAVVQLRRENLAGDYYNLVGFQTNLTWSEQNRVFRMIPGLEQAEFIRYGVMHKNTYINSPAVLTPYLSLKKYPRLFFAGQITGGEGYVAAIATGAWAGIAAAGMLAKMPLPLPETTIIGGLIRYLNTASKENFQPMGINFGLVKPLDQKIKNKKERYKLLAQRSLTDLKRWLNSNA from the coding sequence ATGATGGAAGTTGATGTTGTAGGAGCAGGACTTGCGGGTTCTGAAGCGGCCTGGCAGTTAGCGAAAAGGGGTATTAAAGTCCGGTTATTTGAGATGCGACCCTTAAAGTTTACCCCGGCCCATCATACTCCCTTCTTTTCGGAACTGGTGTGCAGCAATTCTTTAGGGGGAATAAATTTAGATAATGCTTCGGGGCTGTTAAAAGAAGAGCTTAGGATTCTTGACAGTATTGTAATAAAAGCAGCCGATAGAAACCGGGTTCCAGCGGGAAATGCCTTGGCGGTAGACCGCAATACCTTTGCCGAAGAGGTAACCTTAAGATTATCCCAGCACCCTCTGGTGGAAGTGGTACGGGAAGAGGTTATCGATATAAATCCGCAAAAAGTTACCATTATCGCTTCAGGTCCATTAACTTCGCCAGCTTTAGCGGAAAATCTTAAAAAATATCTTGAAAGCGACTACTTGTACTTTTTTGATGCCGCGGCACCTATTGTTTCCGGGGAAAGTTTAAATATGGATAAACTGTTTTTTGCCGGTCGCTACCAGCAGGATCAAGATTATCTAAATGCACCTATGAATGAAGAGGAGTATAATAAGTTTTATGAAGCTTTAATTTCTGCCGAACGTCATCCTTTAAAGCCCTTTGAAAAGGGGATATATTTTGAAGGCTGTCTTCCCATTGAAATTATTGCCCAGAGAGGAAAGGATACCTTGAGGTATGGTCCCCTTAAACCTAAGGGGATAATTGACCCCAGGACTGGAAAAGAACCGTATGCAGTGGTACAATTACGCCGGGAAAACTTGGCTGGCGACTATTATAACTTAGTAGGGTTTCAAACAAATCTTACCTGGAGTGAACAAAACCGAGTCTTTCGGATGATACCAGGATTAGAGCAGGCAGAATTTATTCGCTATGGGGTCATGCATAAAAACACTTATATTAATTCTCCTGCTGTTTTAACTCCCTACTTGAGTTTAAAAAAATATCCCCGGTTGTTTTTTGCCGGACAAATTACCGGTGGTGAAGGTTACGTGGCCGCGATAGCTACTGGAGCTTGGGCCGGAATTGCTGCAGCGGGGATGTTGGCTAAAATGCCTTTGCCTCTACCGGAAACCACAATAATAGGTGGACTTATCCGCTATTTAAACACAGCTTCAAAAGAGAATTTTCAACCAATGGGGATAAATTTTGGCTTGGTAAAACCTTTAGACCAAAAGATAAAAAATAAAAAGGAAAGGTACAAACTTTTAGCCCAAAGAAGTTTAACTGATTTAAAAAGGTGGCTAAATTCCAATGCCTGA
- the xerC gene encoding tyrosine recombinase XerC → MPEELKAFLNYLLLERNYSPHTIAAYQKDISEFWEFLQGEKSLTMVGELELKKFLVYLLKKKLSRRTVARKMVALRSFYRFLKKSGFIKENPSLNLELPKIPKTLPEVLTVEEALKIIESQKQFTPIEIRNKALLELFYGAGLRIGEIVGLKLGDVDLAQGYVRVTGKGRRQRIIPLGSYALNALKLYLEVSRPALGPKSEQLFLNQRGGGITPRGVRLIIAKIVKKAGINRKITPHTFRHSYATHLLEGGADIRSVQELLGHKRLSTTEIYTHLSKEQLREVYIQAHPRSREEKK, encoded by the coding sequence ATGCCTGAGGAGCTCAAAGCCTTTTTAAACTATCTTTTATTGGAAAGAAATTATTCGCCCCATACAATTGCCGCTTACCAAAAGGATATTAGTGAATTTTGGGAGTTTTTACAAGGTGAAAAAAGTCTTACAATGGTAGGTGAATTAGAACTTAAAAAATTTTTGGTGTATCTCTTAAAGAAAAAGCTAAGCCGACGGACCGTCGCCCGGAAAATGGTTGCCCTTAGATCCTTTTACCGCTTTTTAAAAAAAAGTGGTTTCATAAAAGAAAACCCCTCCCTAAACCTAGAACTTCCCAAAATCCCTAAAACTTTACCGGAAGTGCTAACGGTGGAGGAAGCTTTAAAAATAATTGAAAGTCAAAAGCAATTTACGCCCATAGAAATACGCAACAAAGCTCTTCTAGAACTTTTTTACGGAGCCGGGCTCAGGATTGGCGAAATTGTTGGTTTAAAGTTGGGAGATGTAGATTTAGCTCAGGGTTATGTAAGGGTGACGGGAAAAGGGCGACGCCAAAGAATTATACCCTTAGGAAGTTATGCTTTAAATGCCTTAAAGTTATACTTGGAAGTAAGTAGACCAGCCCTTGGACCAAAGTCGGAACAACTCTTTTTAAACCAACGAGGGGGTGGAATTACCCCGCGAGGGGTTCGTTTAATAATCGCCAAAATAGTTAAAAAAGCCGGCATTAATCGAAAGATTACTCCCCATACCTTTCGGCATAGTTACGCAACCCATCTTTTAGAGGGAGGAGCGGATATTCGCTCCGTACAGGAATTACTGGGGCATAAGCGCTTGTCCACTACCGAAATTTATACTCACCTTAGTAAAGAACAACTAAGGGAGGTTTACATACAAGCCCATCCAAGAAGCAGGGAGGAGAAAAAATGA
- the hslV gene encoding ATP-dependent protease subunit HslV has product MFEGTTIIAVKKGPEVAIGGDGQVTFGQQTVIKRRANKIRKLYRGKVLAGFAGAVADAFTLFDLFEKKLEESQGNLLRAAVELVKAWRTDKFLRRLEAMLLVADSERILLISGTGEVIEPDDGVLAIGSGGNYALAAARALIKHTNLSAREIVEESLKIAQEICVYTNDFITVETLGGV; this is encoded by the coding sequence ATGTTTGAAGGGACCACTATTATAGCGGTTAAAAAAGGTCCGGAAGTGGCTATCGGTGGTGATGGTCAGGTAACTTTTGGGCAGCAGACCGTTATTAAGCGGCGGGCTAATAAAATAAGAAAATTATATCGCGGTAAAGTATTGGCTGGGTTTGCAGGGGCTGTGGCCGATGCTTTTACCTTATTTGATTTATTTGAAAAAAAACTTGAGGAAAGTCAGGGTAATCTTCTAAGAGCTGCGGTAGAATTGGTGAAAGCATGGCGGACCGATAAGTTTTTACGGCGTCTTGAAGCAATGCTTTTAGTTGCGGATAGCGAACGGATATTATTAATTTCTGGCACCGGCGAGGTAATTGAACCGGATGACGGTGTTTTAGCCATTGGGTCAGGGGGCAATTATGCCTTAGCTGCGGCCCGGGCCTTAATTAAGCATACCAATCTTTCGGCCCGGGAGATTGTGGAAGAAAGCCTGAAAATTGCTCAGGAAATCTGTGTTTACACCAATGATTTTATTACTGTGGAAACCCTGGGAGGTGTGTAA
- the hslU gene encoding ATP-dependent protease ATPase subunit HslU — MDNLTPRQIVEYLDKYIIGQEAAKKAVAVALRNRYRRKLLPPHLKEEIIPKNILMIGPTGVGKTEIARRLAKLINAPFVKVEATKFTEVGYVGRDVEGMIRDLVETSLRMVREEKIKTVEDKAFSLAVERLSEIMIPNPKKENFKNPFEMFFSGSREENVKADPAYEDLQYRRRELQDKIKKGFLDNEVVEIEVEEQKTPMVEVFGVGGMEEMGLNFQDLLGGLIPPRRKKRKVTVKEALRILTQQEAQKLIDMDEVQREAIKRAEEDGIVFLDEIDKIASQGNGQGPDVSRGGVQRDILPIVEGSTVLTKYGPVKTDHILFIAAGAFHMSKPSDLIPELQGRFPIRVELESLTAEDFKKILTVPENALTKQYIELLATEGVNLKFTEDSLEEIAKMAYTVNERNENIGARRLITILEKVLEDLSFNAPEMWGQTIIIDKKFVRDKLSEIVHDTDLSKYIL, encoded by the coding sequence TTGGATAACTTAACGCCCCGGCAAATTGTAGAATATCTTGATAAATATATTATTGGCCAGGAAGCTGCCAAAAAAGCTGTTGCTGTTGCTTTAAGAAATCGCTACCGCCGGAAACTTTTGCCACCCCATTTAAAGGAAGAAATAATACCTAAAAATATTTTGATGATAGGACCTACAGGAGTGGGTAAAACGGAAATTGCCCGAAGGCTTGCCAAATTAATTAATGCTCCCTTTGTCAAAGTAGAAGCAACCAAATTTACCGAAGTGGGTTATGTGGGTCGGGATGTAGAAGGTATGATCCGGGATTTGGTTGAGACATCGCTTCGGATGGTCCGGGAAGAAAAAATTAAAACTGTGGAAGATAAAGCTTTTTCCCTGGCGGTGGAAAGGCTTTCTGAAATAATGATTCCCAATCCCAAAAAAGAAAATTTTAAAAATCCTTTCGAAATGTTCTTTAGCGGCAGCCGGGAAGAAAACGTTAAAGCAGATCCGGCTTATGAGGATTTACAATATCGGCGGCGGGAACTGCAGGATAAAATAAAAAAAGGTTTTTTGGATAATGAAGTGGTTGAAATCGAGGTGGAAGAACAAAAAACCCCCATGGTTGAGGTTTTCGGTGTTGGGGGCATGGAAGAAATGGGGTTAAATTTTCAGGATCTTTTAGGCGGGCTAATTCCTCCCCGACGCAAAAAAAGAAAGGTTACTGTTAAAGAAGCACTAAGAATCTTGACCCAGCAGGAGGCACAGAAATTAATTGACATGGATGAAGTTCAGCGGGAAGCGATTAAACGGGCGGAAGAAGATGGTATTGTTTTCTTGGATGAAATTGACAAAATAGCTTCCCAGGGTAATGGTCAAGGCCCTGATGTTTCCCGGGGAGGAGTGCAGCGGGATATCCTTCCCATTGTGGAAGGTTCAACAGTTTTAACCAAATACGGTCCGGTAAAAACTGACCATATATTATTTATTGCCGCCGGGGCTTTTCATATGAGTAAGCCATCGGATTTAATCCCGGAACTTCAGGGACGTTTTCCTATTCGCGTGGAATTAGAAAGCCTAACCGCTGAAGATTTTAAGAAAATCCTTACCGTTCCGGAAAATGCTCTAACCAAACAGTATATTGAGTTATTGGCAACGGAAGGTGTTAATCTTAAATTTACAGAAGATTCACTTGAAGAAATTGCAAAAATGGCTTATACTGTTAACGAACGAAATGAAAACATTGGTGCAAGGCGTCTTATCACGATTTTAGAAAAAGTACTAGAAGATTTGTCGTTTAATGCACCGGAAATGTGGGGCCAAACAATTATCATTGACAAAAAATTTGTTCGGGACAAGCTAAGTGAAATAGTTCACGATACTGATTTGTCCAAATATATTTTATAA
- the codY gene encoding GTP-sensing pleiotropic transcriptional regulator CodY yields the protein MRTLLEKTRSINRILQKAAGNPVDFEEIAEVLSENINCNVYIVSRKGKILGHAFIKNFTCDIMLQMVEETERFPEDYNENFLLKITETHANFCQKANACVFFQDVTCVSSNKVMTVVPIVGGGARLGTLVLAKFDESFTDGDLVLAEYGATVIGMEILRAQAERVEEEARKKAAVQIALATLSYSELDAIKHIFEELEGDEGLLVASKIADRVGITRSVIVNALRKFESAGVIESKSLGMKGTYIKVLNDHLFEELEKLND from the coding sequence ATGAGGACGCTTTTAGAAAAAACACGAAGCATCAACCGTATCTTGCAGAAGGCAGCTGGGAATCCGGTAGATTTTGAGGAAATTGCAGAAGTACTTTCCGAAAATATCAACTGCAACGTTTATATTGTCAGTCGTAAAGGGAAAATCTTAGGCCATGCTTTCATTAAAAACTTTACCTGTGATATTATGCTCCAAATGGTGGAAGAAACCGAACGTTTTCCTGAAGATTATAACGAAAACTTTCTTTTAAAAATTACCGAAACCCATGCTAACTTCTGCCAAAAAGCCAATGCCTGTGTTTTTTTCCAGGATGTTACTTGTGTTTCGAGCAATAAGGTAATGACTGTGGTCCCCATCGTTGGGGGAGGTGCCCGGCTTGGAACTTTAGTATTAGCCAAGTTTGATGAGTCATTTACTGATGGCGATTTAGTGCTGGCAGAATACGGGGCAACGGTGATTGGTATGGAAATCCTGCGGGCCCAGGCGGAAAGAGTTGAAGAAGAAGCCAGGAAAAAAGCGGCAGTACAAATTGCCCTTGCTACTCTTTCCTATTCGGAGTTAGATGCCATAAAACATATTTTTGAGGAACTGGAAGGGGATGAAGGGCTTTTAGTTGCCAGCAAAATAGCTGACCGGGTTGGGATTACCCGTTCGGTGATTGTCAATGCTTTAAGGAAATTTGAAAGTGCAGGAGTTATTGAGTCCAAGTCTCTAGGGATGAAAGGAACTTACATTAAAGTTCTAAACGACCATCTTTTCGAGGAATTAGAAAAATTAAACGATTAA
- the rpsB gene encoding 30S ribosomal protein S2 has protein sequence MAVISMKQLLEAGVHFGHQTRRWNPKMAEYIFTDRNGIYIIDLQKTAKKLEEAYNFIKEVSAQGGNILFVGTKKQAQDAIKEEAERCGMFYVNQRWLGGTLTNFKTIRKRVDRLLEIEKMEQEGTFSVLPKKEVAEIMKEKEKLTRFLAGIKEMKKLPDALFVVDPRKEKIAVAEARKLEIPVVGIVDTNCDPDEVDYVIPGNDDAIRAVKLITSKIADAVIEGRQGEQYTE, from the coding sequence ATGGCTGTTATTTCCATGAAGCAACTTTTAGAAGCAGGGGTTCACTTTGGCCATCAAACCCGGCGCTGGAACCCCAAAATGGCGGAGTATATTTTTACCGACAGAAATGGGATTTACATTATTGACTTGCAAAAAACCGCCAAAAAATTGGAAGAAGCTTACAATTTTATTAAAGAAGTTTCCGCCCAGGGCGGCAACATCTTATTTGTGGGAACTAAAAAGCAAGCTCAGGATGCAATTAAAGAAGAAGCTGAACGTTGTGGAATGTTTTATGTAAATCAACGTTGGCTTGGCGGTACCCTTACCAATTTTAAAACTATTAGAAAAAGAGTGGATAGACTTTTAGAAATTGAAAAGATGGAGCAAGAGGGAACTTTTTCTGTTCTTCCTAAAAAAGAAGTTGCCGAAATTATGAAAGAAAAAGAAAAATTAACTCGCTTTTTAGCGGGTATTAAAGAAATGAAAAAGCTTCCCGATGCGCTTTTTGTGGTAGACCCGAGAAAAGAAAAAATTGCTGTAGCAGAGGCCCGGAAACTGGAAATCCCGGTAGTAGGCATTGTGGACACTAATTGCGATCCTGATGAAGTGGATTACGTGATTCCCGGCAACGACGATGCTATTCGGGCGGTAAAACTAATTACCTCCAAAATTGCGGATGCAGTAATTGAGGGTCGCCAGGGTGAGCAATATACGGAATAA
- the tsf gene encoding translation elongation factor Ts, which produces MITSQMVKELRERTGAGMMDCKRALEEAQGDMEKAIEILRQKGLAAAAKKAGRIASEGVVEAYIHGGGRIGVLVEINCETDFVAKTDEFKAFARDIAMQIAASKPEYVKREDVPQDVVEKEREILKAQALNEGKPANVVEKMVEGRIEKFFKEVCLLEQPFIKNPDVTIKELLNEKIAKIGENINIRRFVRFELGEGLAKKEEDFAAEVAAAMNINK; this is translated from the coding sequence ATGATTACATCCCAGATGGTGAAAGAGCTCCGGGAGAGAACTGGAGCTGGCATGATGGACTGCAAAAGGGCGTTAGAAGAAGCCCAGGGTGATATGGAAAAAGCCATTGAAATTTTACGGCAAAAAGGATTAGCTGCTGCAGCGAAAAAAGCCGGGCGGATTGCTTCGGAAGGGGTTGTAGAAGCCTATATCCATGGCGGTGGCCGCATTGGTGTTTTAGTTGAAATTAACTGTGAAACAGACTTTGTAGCAAAAACTGATGAGTTTAAAGCTTTTGCCCGGGATATTGCTATGCAAATTGCCGCGTCTAAACCGGAATATGTGAAACGGGAAGATGTACCCCAGGATGTTGTTGAAAAAGAACGGGAAATTTTAAAGGCTCAGGCTTTAAATGAAGGAAAACCGGCTAATGTGGTGGAAAAGATGGTTGAAGGGCGGATTGAAAAGTTCTTTAAGGAAGTTTGCCTGTTAGAACAGCCTTTCATTAAAAATCCCGATGTAACCATTAAGGAGCTTTTAAACGAAAAGATTGCTAAGATTGGGGAAAACATTAATATCCGCCGTTTTGTGCGTTTTGAACTGGGAGAAGGATTAGCTAAAAAAGAAGAAGATTTTGCTGCAGAAGTTGCTGCTGCGATGAATATAAATAAATAA
- the pyrH gene encoding UMP kinase → MPSPKYKRVVLKLSGEALAGEKGYGIDPEIVNSIAGQIAEIIKEFGIQVAVVVGGGNIWRGLSGSAKGMDRATADYMGMLATVINSLALQDALEKLGIDTRVQTAIEMRQIAEPYIRRRAIRHLEKGRVVIFAAGTGNPYFSTDTTAALRAAEIEADVILMAKRVDGVYDSDPLKNPNAQKFDELRYIEVLNRGLGVMDSTATSLCMDNNIPLIVFNLEVPGNIKRVILGENIGTLVGGERK, encoded by the coding sequence GTGCCTTCGCCTAAATATAAACGGGTTGTCTTAAAGCTTAGCGGTGAAGCTCTGGCTGGCGAAAAGGGGTACGGGATTGATCCGGAAATTGTAAATTCTATTGCCGGACAGATTGCCGAGATCATTAAAGAGTTTGGCATACAAGTGGCCGTGGTAGTAGGTGGTGGCAATATCTGGCGGGGTCTTTCCGGCAGTGCGAAAGGGATGGATAGAGCTACGGCCGACTACATGGGAATGTTAGCTACGGTTATTAACTCCTTGGCTCTCCAGGATGCTTTAGAAAAGCTTGGAATTGATACCAGGGTACAGACAGCGATTGAAATGCGCCAAATTGCCGAGCCTTATATTAGGCGTCGGGCTATCCGCCACCTGGAAAAGGGGCGGGTAGTAATATTTGCGGCTGGTACGGGTAATCCCTACTTCTCTACCGATACTACCGCCGCTTTAAGGGCAGCAGAAATTGAAGCGGATGTCATTTTAATGGCTAAGAGGGTCGATGGGGTGTATGATTCTGACCCTTTGAAAAACCCTAATGCTCAGAAGTTTGATGAACTTAGATACATTGAGGTTTTAAACCGTGGTTTGGGAGTGATGGATTCTACAGCCACATCCCTTTGTATGGACAACAATATCCCGCTGATTGTCTTTAACCTAGAGGTGCCGGGAAATATCAAGCGGGTAATCTTAGGGGAAAATATTGGCACCTTAGTTGGGGGTGAGCGCAAGTGA